In Ruegeria sp. YS9, the genomic window GCGCAGGGTTCTCGATGGTCAGCGGGCGGTGCGTCACCCGGCGCGGATCGCCGAAACCCGCTTTGCGCGCCATCGACAGGAAGTCGTTCCAGTACAATGCACCCGACAGGCATTCACCATACAGAACCTCATCCTCGGCCATCGCCTGCGGGACGCGGCGGTCGGCATAGACGTCCGAGAAGTACATCTCGCCACCTTCTTTCAGCAACCGATGCGCGCCGCGCAGCACGGCTTCCTTGTCGGTCGCCAGGTTGATGACGCAATTCGACACGATGATGTCAAACGATCCGGGCTCCAGATCCAGGTCCTCCAGCTTCTCGATATAGCCGTGATGGAATTCCACATTGCTTTTGGCGTGCCCAAACGCCTTGGCGTGATAGTCCTGATGCGCGCGGGCAACATCCAGTTGTTCGGGCGTCATGTCGACCCCAACCACCCGGCCCTTTTCGCCGACCATGGCAGACAACGCATAGACGTCGCGCCCCGCCCCGCAGCCAAGATCGAGAACCGACATGCCCTCGAGATCCAGCGGCGCGATCAGACCGCAGCCGTAATACCGGGTCAGCACATCGTCATGGATCCTGGACAATATCCGCTTGAGATGATCCGGCATGTCGTCAGGCGTGCAACAGGCGTTGGTCTGCAAATCCGCACTGCTTTGTAGGACTTCACCATAATAATTCTGCACCGATTCATGCTTCATCGCGGTCTTCCCCTTGCAAGTGGCTGCATCGCAGCTAATCCAGAGATCCGCGGTTCGCAATCCGGGTAAGGCGCTTCTGACAAAAGTGTGAGCCTTCTGGCGGGGCTTTACGCCAGCAGCTCGAAATCCACACCGGCGCGGATATTGCCATTCACCTGAACTTCAAGCCGATGCGCTCCGGGCACCAGTTTGAAAGTCGTGGCATCGCCTTTCAGCTTGTGACGCTTATCAAGATTGAGCTTTCCGCCTGTCAGGGTCGCCTGTTTCAACTTATGCACCTTGGCCGAAGTTTTCCCCCCAGGGCGTTGAAAGTGAATGACATAATCCACCAGGACGAGCTGTTCATCTTCTCCGCTCAAACCGACTGAAAACTCCAATGCGCCGCCAATGCGGGCTTGGGATTTCAGGTCAATCGTTACTGCAACATCGGCATCCGGGTTAAATCCCAGCATTTTCATTGCCTCTGGATGCCCCGCCTTGACCAGTCCGCGAAGCGCATGGGAAGTCATCCAATCCAGCTCTGCCGTGGTCTGTCGCGCTTCGGTGCGCCACTTGTCCAGACGTCCCAGAACCAGGCCGGGGTCTTTCTTGGTGATGTCATTCAGATGGTTGGCCACTGACCGCGTGACATACCGGGTGGAATCCCCGTGCAATCGGTCCAACAGCGGCAACGGGTCCGTCAAACCCAGACCGATGCCCTGCCCCCATGGCAGACGGGGCCGCGTTCCCTCGCTGACCAATCGGCGCACGTGATAGCTGCCGTGGGTGCACCAGTCGTGCATCCGCTCAAGCACCCTGTCAGGGGCCTGGTTCAGGAAAGGCCGAATGGCCCATTCCATCGAAAACCTCTGCGTCAGCTCCTCCAGCACATCCAGAGACAGATCAACGTGATCCAGCCCGATGGAGGCGACCCATTCGCCCAGCGGCGCGAAAATGAAATCGCCGAAGTCATCATCCGATCTGGCTGGGTCCAGCGGCGGTGGTAAAGCTCGCAAAATCACCGGGGCGACTGTTGGCAAGTCACCCGGCAGGGCCTGTTGCAGACATGTCGCGATCCAGGCCATACGCTCTTTCAGTTCCAGTTCAGGCAGGCGCGACATGACCTGTGCCTGAAACGCAGAGGCGTCGAAACCCGGTTCAGCGTCCAAGAACAAGTCGCTGAGAAAGCGGACTTTCTCAGCATTGAACAACTGATCTTTCAACGAAAACCCCTGCGCCATGATCACATCGTCAGGTTGGTCGCACCGCCGTCCAGCAGGATGTTCTGGCCGACGATGAAGCCCGCATGTTGCGAACACAGAAACGCGCAGGTGGCACCAAACTCCTGCCGCGACCCATAGCGTCGGACCGGGATCGTCGCCGCACGGTTGGCGCGTGCTTCGTCGATCGAAATACCCTGTTGCGCCGCCACACCGCTGTCCAGAGAATCCGCTCGATCCGTGGCATGAATACCCGGCAGCAGGTTGTTGATGGTCACCCCGTGTGGCGCCACCTGACGCGAGGTTCCGGCCACATAGCCCGTCAGACCTGTACGCGCCGCGTTTGACAGGCCCAGTACCGCAATCGGCGCACGCACGGATTGCGAGGTGATATTCACCACCCGGCCCCACCCCTTGTCCATCATCGACGGCAACAGCGCCTTCATGAACGCGATCGGCGTCAGCATGTTGGCATCCAGCGCCTTGATGAAATCATCGCGCTCCCAGTCCGACCACAGGCCCGGCGGCGGTCCACCGGCATTTGTCACAAGAATATCAACGCCCTGCGCGGCCTCGATCACCTGCGCCTGACCGTCGGGTGTGATCACGTCGCAGGCCACGGTCTGCACCTCGACGCCGTGTTCGGACCGCAGGCGCGCGGCCTCAGCCTCCAACGCCTCGGGGCCGCGTGCGTTCATCACCAGATTCACGCCAACCGCGGCAAGCGCCTCGGCGCACCCAAGACCCAATCCCTTGCTGCTGGCACAGACCAGCGCGCGCTTTCCTTGAATTCCCAGATCCATCGGATCCTCCCTGTCAGTCATTGCCGCATGTCTAGCACCGGCCAGACAGGGAAGACCAGAAACGGATCGTCGATCAATAGAAGAACTCCTCCCGGACGATCTTGCCGTCAGCGACGTGATAGACACCCACTTCGCGCATATCGAACGCTTCGCCGGTTTCCTTCACCTTGCCCTGCACTTCGAAAATCACGGCAAAACGGTCTTCGCCATGGGGAAACGGGTCGCTGACGGACGCAGCAGAAACCTCATGGGCGCTTTCCCACCACTCGTGCTTGCCACGGATGGCTTCGACCCCTTTGGTCTCCCGGCCCATTCCCTGAAAATCCTGCCCTTCGACCGAAACGGCATCCGGCGCATACAGCTTGGACAGGTTTTCCTTGGCCCGGTCTTCCCGGCAACCGGCCACCAGTTCATCTGCAATCTCTTTCAAATTCATTGATCCACTCCATCATTTGTTCACTATATGTTCTTATTGCCACAGCCGTATGATTCGAACCAGCCCCTTTGTCTTGCTTCGGCAGGATTCCCCGCATATACGCGCGCTCATGCTTGATACCTCGAACCAACCCACCCTGCCGCCCGAGATCGCCCGGCGCCGGACATTCGCCATCATCTCTCACCCGGATGCGGGCAAGACGACGCTGACGGAAAAGTTCCTGCTGTACGGGGGTGCAATCCAGATGGCCGGTCAGGTCCGTGCCAAGGGCGAGGCGCGGCGGACCCGGTCGGACTTCATGCAGATGGAGAAGGATCGCGGTATCTCGGTTTCGGCTTCTGCGATGTCGTTCGACTATGGGAACTTCCGGTTCAACCTGGTGGATACACCCGGCCACAGCGATTTCTCGGAAGACACCTATCGCACGCTGACAGCCGTGGACGCGGCCGTCATGGTGATCGACGGCGCGAAAGGTGTGGAAAGTCAGACGCAGAAACTGTTCGAGGTCTGCCGCCTGCGCGATCTGCCGATCCTGACCTTCTGCAACAAAATGGACCGCGAAAGCCGCGACACGTTCGAGATCATCGACGAAATCCAGGAAATGCTGGCCATCGACGTCACGCCCGCGGCCTGGCCCATCGGCGTGGGGCGCGATTTCATCGGCTGCTATGACATGCTGCGCGACCGGCTTGAACTGATGGATCGCGCCGACCGCAACAAGGTAGCTGAAAGCATCGAGATCAACGGGCTGGACGACCCCAAACTGGCGGAACACGTGCCCGAGCATTTACTGGACAAACTGCTGGAAGAGGTCGAGATGGCCCGCGAGCTGCTGCCCGCGCTTGACCCGCAGGCGGTGCTGGAAGGCCACATGACCCCGATCTGGTTCGGTTCGGCCATCAACTCGTTCGGCGTCAAGGAATTGATGGAAGGCATCGGCGCCTATGGCCCGCAGCCACAGGTTCAATCCGCCGAACCGCGCCAGATATCCCCGGATGAAAAGAAAGTCGCAGGGTTTGTTTTCAAGGTTCAGGCCAACATGGACCCCAAGCACCGCGACCGGGTGGCGTTTGTCCGCATGGCCAGCGGTCACTTCAAGCGCGGCATGAAACTGACCCATGTGCGCAGCAAGAAACCGATGGCGATCTCGAACCCGGTTCTGTTCCTCGCCTCTGACCGTGAGCTGGCGGAAGAGGCCTGGGCCGGAGATATCATCGGCATTCCCAACCACGGGCAGCTGCGCATTGGCGATACGCTGACCGAAGGCGAAGCGCTGCGGGTGACCGGCATCCCGTCGTTTGCGCCGGAACTGCTGCAAGGCGTCCGCGCCGGCGATCCGATGAAGGCCAAGCATCTGGAAAAAGCCCTGATGCAGTTCGCCGAAGAAGGTGCGGCCAAGGTGTTCAAGCCTTCGATCGGTTCGGGCTTTATCGTGGGGGTCGTGGGCGCGTTGCAGTTCGAAGTGCTCGCCAGCCGGATCGAGATGGAATATGGCCTGCCGGTGCGGTTCGAGGCCTCGCAGTTCACCTCGGCGCGTTGGGTCAGCGGTGACAAGGCAGAAGTCGAAAAATTCGTGAATGCCAACAAACAGCACATCGCCCATGACCATGACGGCGACATTGTCTATCTGACCCGCCTGCAATGGGATATCGACCGGGTGATCCGTGACTATCCCGCGCTGAACCTGACTGCGACAAAAGAGATGATGACCTGAGGCAACTGTCTGATTGCACAGGCAGGTTTGGCTGTGCAATCCTGCGCGCATGAGTGACGACGAACTGACCTATCCCGGTGGCCTGCCCGACATGCTGGACAGCTATGAGAACCGGCGCAGCCCGTTTCAGTTCGGCACCCTGACCCTGCCCGGGCCTGACGTCGATCTGGATGATCTGGCCAAACGCATCGTGCCCGACAGCGCCACCGAATTGCCGCCCGGGCGCAACACCACCTGGGATCGCAAACACGTTCAGATCGCGCGGGAATTCGTCGGGAAATCAGAGCTTGCCTTCCTGAACGCCCAGCTGATCTCGAACCTCAGAAAACGCTCCTTTCCGCGTCAGGCCCCTGCGCTGTTCTGCCGGTTGTGGGACGAACAATCCGACCATCTTCTTTCCGTCCTCGACCTTCGTTGGCTGGTGTCTTCTGTTCAGACCTTTGCGGATCACGGTCAGACCCCGACGCAGCGCGAGGTCGGACATGCTTTGCGCGTGTTCTTCAGCATGATGAAGCTGTATGAGTTCGAGCGGCTCTTCTCGGGGCTGGCCCCGGAAACGCCGTTTCAGTTCAAGGACAGGAACCACGTGCCGCTGCCCTATCAGATGAAAGGCTTTTCCTTTGAAAAAGGCGGGCTTGACGTCAATCTCATCGCTCCGATCTGGACCAGGGCGATGAATGATCCCACGATTGCGCCGCTGGTGGATCACCTGATGATCCAATTGAACAAGGACCCAGGCGGAATTTTTCGACGCCTGAAACGCATGCGCGACGCCCGCGCACCGCGCAAATGACCACCTGGGGCATTGTCTCCATGGTCCGGGGGCCAACCGAAGACGTCCTTCGGTTCGTGGCCCATCACCTCGAACTGGGGGCGGATTTCATGTATATCTACATGGACGAACCCAACCGCCGCACGTTCAGGGCACTGAGAATGCACCCCAAGGTTCGGGTTCGTAACTGTGATGACGCCTTTTGGGAAAAACGCGGACGCGCACGGCCGGAAAAGCATCAGGTGCGCCAGTCGGTTCATGCCACTTTTGCCTATCGAAACACTCGGCTGGATTGGTTGACACATATCGATGTGGATGAGTTTCTTTGGCCGGCGGCCCCCATTTCCGATATTCTGCGCGATGTTCCAGACACGGTTCCCGCGGTGCGTGTCCGCCCGTTAGAAGCCTTGGCCGGGGGCGATGACCTGTACAAAGCTCATATCCCGCATGGCCCGAACCGCGAAGCGCTGGTCGAGACCATTTACCCGAATTACGGCGCCTTCGTCATGGGCGGATTCCTGAGTCACGTGCAGGGAAAGCTGTTCGTGCGCACCGGCTTGAAAAACCTGAGCATCCGCATCCACAACCTGTTTCAGAACAAGGCGCTGCTGCCGTGCAAATACGAGCTTCCCCAGATCGATCTGTGCCATCGTCATGCCCCGGACTGGGATCACTGGATAGCGCATTACCAGTTCCGCATGGATCGTGGCTCGTATCAGGCCGGCATGGCTCCGAATGTTCCGCGCGAACAGGGAGGGCTGAGCAAGAATGAACTGCTCAACTGGATCGAGGCCGAACACGGCATGGACGGGCTGCGTGCGTTCTACAATGAAATGAGCGGCGCGGACGCACAGGTGCGCGCCAACCTGGAACGCCTCGGCCTGCTGCGCCACCGCCCTTTGAACCTGGACGAAAAGCTGGAGAAACACTTTCCCGGAAGTTGCTGAATTGTTGCTGAAATTCACCGCAGGCGACAGGCAGGCACAGGTGAAATTCTCTTCATTTGACCCCGGCCAACGTTTTTGTTATGTCCGCGTACAAGCCGAAATGTCGCATCACGCGTATGGCCATCCGGGCCCGGCACATCTTTGACGCGCGGGCCAGGTCAAGTGTCCGCAAAAACCGGACTTACATGACAAAATTCAACGAACTGAACCTGAACCCTAAGGTCCTCAAAGCCATTGAGGAAGCCGGATACGAAACCCCGACCCCAATTCAGGAAGGCGCGATTCCTCCCGCTCTGGAAGGTCGCGATGTCTTGGGAATCGCCCAGACCGGCACCGGCAAGACCGCCAGCTTCACACTGCCGATGATCACCTTGCTGGCCCGTGGCCGCGCCCGCGCGCGCATGCCGCGCTCGCTGGTCCTGTGTCCGACGCGGGAACTGGCCGCCCAGGTGGCCGAGAATTTCGACACCTATACCAAACACCTTAAACTGACCAAGGCGCTGTTGATCGGCGGCGTCAGCTTCAAAGAGCAAGAGGCCCTGATCGACCGTGGCGTCGACGTTCTGATCGCCACGCCCGGCCGCCTGCTGGACCATTTCGAACGTGGCAAGCTGCTGCTGACCGGCGTGCAGATCATGGTGGTGGACGAAGCCGACCGGATGCTGGATATGGGCTTTATTCCTGACATCGAGCGCATCTTCTCGCTGACGCCTTTCACACGGCAAACGCTGTTCTTCTCGGCGACCATGGCATCCGAGATCGAACGAATCACGGATACATTCCTGTCGGCCCCTGCCCGGGTTGAAGTCGCCCGCCAAGCGACCGCATCCGAGACGATCGAACAGGGCGTTGTCATGTTCAAAGGCGGCCGCCGGGATCGTGAAGCAAGTCAGAAACGTAATGTTCTGCGTGCTTTGATCGACGCCGAAGGTGAAAAGTGCACCAACGCAATCATCTTCTGCAATCGCAAGACGGATGTCGATATCTGCGCGAAATCGCTGAAGAAATACGGCTATGACGCTGCCGCGATCCATGGCGATCTGGACCAATCGCAGCGGATGAAGACACTGGACGGGTTCCGCGACGGATCATTGCGTCTGCTGGTTGCATCGGACGTCGCAGCGCGCGGTCTGGACGTTCCGGCCGTCAGCCACGTGTTCAATTTCGACGTCCCCGGCCATCCCGAAGATTACGTACACCGAATCGGCCGCACCGGTCGCGCCGGGCGCGAAGGCAAGGCCATCACGATCTGCTCGGCCCGCGATGAAAAAGCCCTGGCTGCGATCGAAAAGCTGATCCAGAAAGACATCCCGCGCCTCGACAATCCGGTCAAGGAAGAGCCCAGGCCTGAAAAGCCGAAGCCCGAGAAAAAAGCCCGGGACTCCGAAGTCAAGAAAGACGCCCGGAAAGAGCGAGAGCCCAAAGCGCGTGGCCGCGGGCGCAAGGAAGACAATGGCCGGCCCGTGGTGGGTATGGGCGATCACCTGCCCAGCTTCATTGCCCTGAGCTTTGACGAACGTCGCGCCGGCTAAATCGCCAACACCAAGGCCAGTATCGAAACACCCAACAGCAACATCCCGGCGATTTCTCGCCGGGTGATCGTCTCGCGGAAAAACAGGATCGACGCCATCAGGCTGAAAATCAGCTCTACCTGCCCCAACGCTTTGACATAGGCTGCGTTTTGCAGGGTGAAGGCCCAGAACCAACAAAACGAACCGCCCAGGCTGGTCAGGCCGACAAACACGCCGGTCGATCGGGTCTGCCACACCGCGCGCAGTTCGGCCCGGTCGCGCCACAACAGCCACAGGCCCATGCTGACAAACTGAAACGTCACGACGGCGGCCAGGGTGATCAGTGCGCGGAACCAGGCGTCGGCATCACCCAATTGCAACGACGCCCCGCGATAGCTGACCGCGGAAAACGCAAACAAAACCCCTGATCCAAGCCCCAATTGGGACGCGCGGTTGGTCAGATGCCGCCACCAGACGCCGCCCCCACCGGGGGTTTTCGACAGCAACAGAACCGCCATCAACCCCAACAGGATCGCAACCAGAGCGCCGCCGGAAACGCTGTCGCCCAAAACCAGAAATCCGACAATCGCGGTCTGAATGACTTCTGTTTTCTTGAAGGTGATTCCAACCGCAAAATTTCTTTGTTTGAACAACGCAACAACACAGATCGTAGCCAGGATTTGAGCCGTACCTCCGATGACAGCGTAAAGCCAGAATACTCCGTTAAGTGGTGGCAGACTGGCCCCGGTTATCTGTAACGCCACAAGCAGCCCGGCAACGGCCAGCGGCATGGAATACGCAAACCGCGCAAAGGTCGCGCCCGCGGCAGACAGCTTCACGCGGCTCAAGGATTTTTGCAGCATGAACCGTACGGTCTGAAAGCTGGCGGCGGCGATGGTGACAGGGATCCAGAGACTCATGTCACACGTTGTGTCGCCAAATCAGTGCTTTGGCCAGAGCGGATGCGGAACCGGGTCCTTGGCGCGCAGCAGATACTGCCGGAAAATCTGTGCATAGGAGCGGTAAACATACGCCTCATTGCAGGCCAGATACCTGTCTTTGCCATCCCGATACAACGACGGCAGCCGATACCATGGCGCGGCGGGATTCATGTGATGTACAACATGCAGGTTGTTGTTCAGAAACAGAAATGCCAGCGGCCCGTTGTCTTCGATAATCACGGTCCGCGCGCGGGACTTCTCGTGCGCGCGGTGTTCCAGAAAGGTACGGATTTTCAGCAACGCCAGCCCGATATAGGCGGAAATCAGATAAGCCCAGATCGGCATGGCCGATTGTGCAACGATCCACAGCACCGCGACCGCGCCGGGGATATGCAAAGCCCATGCCAGCAGGATCGCCCTGTCGCCGCGCCGCAGCCCCCGCCATTCGTCGCGCAGAAACAGAACCTGCCCTACAGCCGGACCCAGAACCATCCGCCCCAGAAGCGTGTTGTTCAGGGCCAGCACAGCCTGCACGCCACGCGGCAGATCCGCCCAAACCTTGGGATCCATATAGTTGGACTCGGGGTCGTCATACGGGTCGGTCAAGGTGGCATCCTGATGATGCGCCAAATGCAGATCGCGAAAACGGTTGTACGGAATGGCCAGGGTCAGCGGCAACGCCATCAGCGCCTCATTCAGCCATTTGGCTCGGAACGGGTGCCCATGCAGGGCTTCGTGCGTCAAAGACGAATGCAGGGCTGCAACAAAGCCCAATACCGGCACCGCCAACCACACCGAAACATCCGCCAGCCAGAACAGCCCGACCAGCCATGCGGCATAACAGCCGAGGATCAGGGCAAATGTACCCCATTCGGGCGATTTGGGTGTTGAGGGCTCAGCCATTGCGCCCCCACGAAATTCCGGCCCAAATTCTTTCATAGACAATGTATAGCGTCAGGCCGATGGCGGTATTCACCAGCGCCAATGCCCCGCCGACGGCGGCCGAACCCGTGGCGATCAGACCCACCAGCGTCATGGTGGCCAGACCCATGGCATTCCACACGATTGCTTTCACGACAGATCTTCGCCGTGTTTCCATTCCGAACCCCATTCTTTTTGCTTTTACAAAGGGGTTACATTTCATTTCTCACGCTGAAAATTCTGAATATGATTAACAAAACTCAACAACTGTGATATTTTTGAACTTATGCAGGAAAACATCGACAAGCGCGACCGCGCCGCTCAATTCCGCCTTCGCCTTGCCCGCGCGATGGAGGACCGCCACATCAGCCAAAGCGCGCTTGCGCGCCATATCGGCGTGGACCGTTCAACCGTATCTCAGTTGTTGACCGATCATGGTGCGCGTCTTCCCAACGCGCATGTTGTGGGTGGCTGTGCCGCGGCACTGGGCGTTTCGGCAGACTGGTTGCTGAGCCTGTCCGACAGACCGGAAAGCGCGGCAGAAATACTGGCCAGTACCCTGTCCATTACCGAAGCGCCCCGCGCCTTGGTCGATGAGCGGATTTTCGACTGGCACAAAGAAGCCGCCGGGTACAAGATCCGTCATGTCCCGGCCGCCCTGCCCGACATGCTCAAGACGCGTGCGGTACTGGAATGGGAATATGCCCCCCATCTGGGGCGCACGGCGGATCAGGCCATCGGAGCGTCCGAAGACAGGCTGACCTGGATGCGCAGTGCGCAGTCAGATTACGAAATTGCCATGCCGTTGTACGAGATCGAGAGCTTTGCAAGCGGCACGGGGTATTACCATGGCCTTTGCCCGGAAATTCGGCTGGAACAGATCGATCACCTGCTGGCCTTGTGTGAACAACTCTATCCCCGGATGCGGATCTATCTGTTTGATGCCAAAAGGCTGTATTCCGCCCCGGTAACGATTTTCGGGCCGCTTCTTTGCGTTTTTTACGCCGGAAGTCACTATTTGGCGTTTCGCGACCGGGATCGGATCAAGACATTTTCACGCCATTTCGACACTCTGGTGCGCGAGGCCGATGTGGCCGCCCGCGATTTTCCGGACCACATGCGACAACTCAGAGCGGATGTATCCGGCAAGAATTGATGCAGCGGCGCAAAACCTGTGCTATCGTCCCTTGGCGCGAACCATCGGGCATTCCGACCACAAACGGAGGACCACAGGAATGGACGCAATTCAAACCGCTC contains:
- a CDS encoding EamA family transporter, with amino-acid sequence MSLWIPVTIAAASFQTVRFMLQKSLSRVKLSAAGATFARFAYSMPLAVAGLLVALQITGASLPPLNGVFWLYAVIGGTAQILATICVVALFKQRNFAVGITFKKTEVIQTAIVGFLVLGDSVSGGALVAILLGLMAVLLLSKTPGGGGVWWRHLTNRASQLGLGSGVLFAFSAVSYRGASLQLGDADAWFRALITLAAVVTFQFVSMGLWLLWRDRAELRAVWQTRSTGVFVGLTSLGGSFCWFWAFTLQNAAYVKALGQVELIFSLMASILFFRETITRREIAGMLLLGVSILALVLAI
- a CDS encoding fatty acid desaturase, yielding MAEPSTPKSPEWGTFALILGCYAAWLVGLFWLADVSVWLAVPVLGFVAALHSSLTHEALHGHPFRAKWLNEALMALPLTLAIPYNRFRDLHLAHHQDATLTDPYDDPESNYMDPKVWADLPRGVQAVLALNNTLLGRMVLGPAVGQVLFLRDEWRGLRRGDRAILLAWALHIPGAVAVLWIVAQSAMPIWAYLISAYIGLALLKIRTFLEHRAHEKSRARTVIIEDNGPLAFLFLNNNLHVVHHMNPAAPWYRLPSLYRDGKDRYLACNEAYVYRSYAQIFRQYLLRAKDPVPHPLWPKH
- a CDS encoding helix-turn-helix domain-containing protein, with protein sequence MQENIDKRDRAAQFRLRLARAMEDRHISQSALARHIGVDRSTVSQLLTDHGARLPNAHVVGGCAAALGVSADWLLSLSDRPESAAEILASTLSITEAPRALVDERIFDWHKEAAGYKIRHVPAALPDMLKTRAVLEWEYAPHLGRTADQAIGASEDRLTWMRSAQSDYEIAMPLYEIESFASGTGYYHGLCPEIRLEQIDHLLALCEQLYPRMRIYLFDAKRLYSAPVTIFGPLLCVFYAGSHYLAFRDRDRIKTFSRHFDTLVREADVAARDFPDHMRQLRADVSGKN
- a CDS encoding nuclear transport factor 2 family protein; translated protein: MNLKEIADELVAGCREDRAKENLSKLYAPDAVSVEGQDFQGMGRETKGVEAIRGKHEWWESAHEVSAASVSDPFPHGEDRFAVIFEVQGKVKETGEAFDMREVGVYHVADGKIVREEFFY
- a CDS encoding peptide chain release factor 3; the protein is MLDTSNQPTLPPEIARRRTFAIISHPDAGKTTLTEKFLLYGGAIQMAGQVRAKGEARRTRSDFMQMEKDRGISVSASAMSFDYGNFRFNLVDTPGHSDFSEDTYRTLTAVDAAVMVIDGAKGVESQTQKLFEVCRLRDLPILTFCNKMDRESRDTFEIIDEIQEMLAIDVTPAAWPIGVGRDFIGCYDMLRDRLELMDRADRNKVAESIEINGLDDPKLAEHVPEHLLDKLLEEVEMARELLPALDPQAVLEGHMTPIWFGSAINSFGVKELMEGIGAYGPQPQVQSAEPRQISPDEKKVAGFVFKVQANMDPKHRDRVAFVRMASGHFKRGMKLTHVRSKKPMAISNPVLFLASDRELAEEAWAGDIIGIPNHGQLRIGDTLTEGEALRVTGIPSFAPELLQGVRAGDPMKAKHLEKALMQFAEEGAAKVFKPSIGSGFIVGVVGALQFEVLASRIEMEYGLPVRFEASQFTSARWVSGDKAEVEKFVNANKQHIAHDHDGDIVYLTRLQWDIDRVIRDYPALNLTATKEMMT
- a CDS encoding methyltransferase domain-containing protein is translated as MKHESVQNYYGEVLQSSADLQTNACCTPDDMPDHLKRILSRIHDDVLTRYYGCGLIAPLDLEGMSVLDLGCGAGRDVYALSAMVGEKGRVVGVDMTPEQLDVARAHQDYHAKAFGHAKSNVEFHHGYIEKLEDLDLEPGSFDIIVSNCVINLATDKEAVLRGAHRLLKEGGEMYFSDVYADRRVPQAMAEDEVLYGECLSGALYWNDFLSMARKAGFGDPRRVTHRPLTIENPALEERVAPLRFLSATYRLFKLPALEPACEDYGQAVIYKGTVPNAPHAFVLDDHHVIETGKVFPVCGNTWMMLRDTRFGRHFDFIGDFSTHFGVFEGCGGESPFEATGETISSGGCC
- a CDS encoding glycosyltransferase family 2 protein, with amino-acid sequence MTTWGIVSMVRGPTEDVLRFVAHHLELGADFMYIYMDEPNRRTFRALRMHPKVRVRNCDDAFWEKRGRARPEKHQVRQSVHATFAYRNTRLDWLTHIDVDEFLWPAAPISDILRDVPDTVPAVRVRPLEALAGGDDLYKAHIPHGPNREALVETIYPNYGAFVMGGFLSHVQGKLFVRTGLKNLSIRIHNLFQNKALLPCKYELPQIDLCHRHAPDWDHWIAHYQFRMDRGSYQAGMAPNVPREQGGLSKNELLNWIEAEHGMDGLRAFYNEMSGADAQVRANLERLGLLRHRPLNLDEKLEKHFPGSC
- a CDS encoding DEAD/DEAH box helicase, which codes for MTKFNELNLNPKVLKAIEEAGYETPTPIQEGAIPPALEGRDVLGIAQTGTGKTASFTLPMITLLARGRARARMPRSLVLCPTRELAAQVAENFDTYTKHLKLTKALLIGGVSFKEQEALIDRGVDVLIATPGRLLDHFERGKLLLTGVQIMVVDEADRMLDMGFIPDIERIFSLTPFTRQTLFFSATMASEIERITDTFLSAPARVEVARQATASETIEQGVVMFKGGRRDREASQKRNVLRALIDAEGEKCTNAIIFCNRKTDVDICAKSLKKYGYDAAAIHGDLDQSQRMKTLDGFRDGSLRLLVASDVAARGLDVPAVSHVFNFDVPGHPEDYVHRIGRTGRAGREGKAITICSARDEKALAAIEKLIQKDIPRLDNPVKEEPRPEKPKPEKKARDSEVKKDARKEREPKARGRGRKEDNGRPVVGMGDHLPSFIALSFDERRAG
- a CDS encoding DUF2061 domain-containing protein codes for the protein METRRRSVVKAIVWNAMGLATMTLVGLIATGSAAVGGALALVNTAIGLTLYIVYERIWAGISWGRNG
- a CDS encoding SDR family oxidoreductase: MDLGIQGKRALVCASSKGLGLGCAEALAAVGVNLVMNARGPEALEAEAARLRSEHGVEVQTVACDVITPDGQAQVIEAAQGVDILVTNAGGPPPGLWSDWERDDFIKALDANMLTPIAFMKALLPSMMDKGWGRVVNITSQSVRAPIAVLGLSNAARTGLTGYVAGTSRQVAPHGVTINNLLPGIHATDRADSLDSGVAAQQGISIDEARANRAATIPVRRYGSRQEFGATCAFLCSQHAGFIVGQNILLDGGATNLTM